From the genome of Brassica oleracea var. oleracea cultivar TO1000 chromosome C4, BOL, whole genome shotgun sequence:
AAACCAGTTTTGGTAAAATTTTAGCAATAATATATGTAAAGAACGGCTTATGGCGGATGCTATTTTTATTTAAAATATCAAAATGATACTATTTTATGAAGCAGAGGAAATAATTTGTTTTGTTAGCGTAATTTATTAAAACTTGTGACAAAGTATTTATTTAAGTAATCTTAAAAGTGTTTTAATGTTATCTCATCCCATAGACATTATTTGAGAAGTAATTTGGCACATTTACTCTCTACAACTATTTTCACAAAAAAAAGTGACATGACTACTAAAATTGATGACATGTCTTATGGCTAAATATGATATGTACAATTACATTTAATGTTGTTTTAGATTTTTTTGTAAACTTTTTAGAATATGGTAATAACTAATAGATTACATTTAATATTGATTTATATTTTTGGTAAATTTTTTAGAATATACTAAAACTCATATATCATCATTAAAATAAATATATTTAAATATGAAATTATAAATTTCGAAATATTATTTAATTCTATTTTTTATAATTATATAATTTTTGTTAATAAAATTTTCAAAATTTTCTACAATTTTGTTTTAAAAATGATATTAGTAGTTTCTTTTATATATCTACAAATTTTATAAATACTGTTTAGTTTTAAATTTTGATAATTATAAAAATTTATATCAAATTTTTATTAACTTATACAAGTTTATTAACCAAAAAAAAAAAGATAAAAAATCTATCTAAGATTATAATTTAAAATATATACATATATATTCTTTAACATATATAATTTAAAATAAAAAATATGTTTATCTTAATTTTGTGTTTAATTAGATAAATTTGATAATAAAATCTACAATATTAATAAAAATTTATATTTAAATATAATTATAAATTTAAAACATTTATCAAAACACCTCGTTGTTTGTTAAGTAAAAAACATGCGGATATTTTTGCCGTTGGCGGCAAAAAATAGAGAAACTAAGAGCTGAAAACGAAAAAGCGAGCGAGCAAGCGAGAGAGAGGAAGATGAAGAAACCAATTCCTAAAATTAGGGTTTTCGGCCAGCAATCGATCGCCCCTTCTTTCCTTAATCCTAATTCGATTCCGTAAGCGCTGCGAAAATCCCGTTATCTCTCTCTCTCCTGATTTCTAAATTCCGATTGTTTGCGATATTTATTTAACAGTGTGGAAGACGACTCTTCGTCGAAGAAAGTGAACAAGTGCGCTTCGTTTTCAGAGTTTCTCGATAGCAAGCTTAACAACAAATCTGTGCTCTTTAAACCCAACAACGCTCAGGTATTTGATTGAGGGAAAAAAATGAAAATCTTTAAATCGCTAATGTGATTCTCTGCTTTGCTCTTAGTAGAAGTTTAATGATAACACCCTTTCTTACCGTCTCTTGTTATAATTTAGAAATCATCACAGGAAGGACCAAGACTTTTCACCTCATTGGTTAGCTCCAAGGATGTGACACATCTCTCTCATGGGTTTGGGATGGAGAAAAAGGCTTCAAAAGAAAAGAAAATTGGGGATGGTGGCCTTGAAAAGGCAATGCTTCGGCAGTTTAAGCCAATAGAGACCCAGATAAGCGAACATGTTGTGATGAGTAGGGCCGATGCGAGTCTTGAGCCCTTGGATCAAGCCACTGCTGAAGAGGTTGATCTTTT
Proteins encoded in this window:
- the LOC106342934 gene encoding uncharacterized protein LOC106342934 — its product is MKKPIPKIRVFGQQSIAPSFLNPNSIPVEDDSSSKKVNKCASFSEFLDSKLNNKSVLFKPNNAQKSSQEGPRLFTSLVSSKDVTHLSHGFGMEKKASKEKKIGDGGLEKAMLRQFKPIETQISEHVVMSRADASLEPLDQATAEEVDLLTTSFTEINDDIIVKDDKLSKKRKDPFEGMESMDRTRKPVLVFGDDSKSVQEEGERGSNSTGCKKQKPTYNHYANGSGFWDRDMEGVDSEEVGHGEVWEGVGSTTFGDIVDWH